GGCTCGGCAACTTTTACGATTTTTCCGTAGCGCAGCAAAATGCCGCGTTCACCTTCATTAACGGTGTAATACGAGAGAAATGGCAGCACAACCACGGTAAGCACGCCAATGGCGATAGCAATAGATTTTTGTGGGCGAAATGAGGTTATTGAAACAGGCGCTTTCATGAGAATCTTCCTTGAGTAAAGTGTGGGAATATGTCACATGAGGTGAGGAGAAAACAGCCAACAGGTGAGAATTCAGAATCTATAAAGGGGGAGAGCGAAAAACATCGGCTAAAAAAGTATGTTTTCGAACATTCAATAGATAAATAGAGATATGCATCACAAATACATAGGCAGATAAAACATTGGTTTTGTGATAAACATAACAAACACAAACTTGACTTTATAAGTATAAATTTCATGTTGTTGTTATTTAACATTTTATTATTTTGGTTCATGTTTTTTTTCTTCTCGCGTGCCCAATTGCTTTCATTAAATCGCACGAGTATTTTATTTTTACCGCCGGACGGTACCCTAAAAATAAAATAAGGATAATTTATGCGGCTTATTGATTATTTTCCAGAATCATCAATCTCAGTTATACATTCAGCAAAAGATTGGCAGGAAGCTATCAATTTCTCGATGGCATCATTGCTGGATAAAAACTATATCAGCGAGAATTACATTCAGGCTATTAAAGATTCCACCATTAACAATGGCCCTTATTATATTCTCGCACCAGGCGTGGCAATGCCTCATGCGCGACCGGAATGTGGGGCGCTTAAAACCGGGATGTCTTTGACGTTACT
The nucleotide sequence above comes from Escherichia coli. Encoded proteins:
- the cmtB gene encoding PTS mannitol transporter subunit IIA, with the translated sequence MRLIDYFPESSISVIHSAKDWQEAINFSMASLLDKNYISENYIQAIKDSTINNGPYYILAPGVAMPHARPECGALKTGMSLTLLKQGVYFPGNDEPIKLLIGLSAADADSHIGAIQALSELLCEEEILEQLLTATSEKQLADIISRE